In a single window of the Ancylobacter polymorphus genome:
- the trbK-alt gene encoding putative entry exclusion protein TrbK-alt produces the protein MDAAMLARLGAVIFVAIAGMAAVLEMSREEKAPEPSPIRTVEAERDPLRDEQQRCQQLGEAAAQDAACLKVWAQTRDRFLGRPATTEGH, from the coding sequence ATGGACGCAGCCATGCTGGCCCGGCTCGGCGCGGTGATCTTCGTAGCCATCGCCGGCATGGCGGCGGTTCTTGAGATGAGCCGGGAGGAGAAGGCGCCGGAGCCTTCACCCATTCGGACGGTCGAGGCCGAGCGCGATCCTTTGCGCGATGAGCAGCAGCGGTGTCAGCAGCTTGGAGAAGCCGCCGCGCAGGACGCCGCATGCCTGAAGGTCTGGGCGCAGACGCGCGACCGCTTTCTCGGCCGTCCCGCGACGACTGAAGGCCACTGA
- the trbL gene encoding P-type conjugative transfer protein TrbL encodes MGGTGVIDTFLGVFTSYIDSGFGLLGGEVAFIATTLIVIDVTLAALFWSWGADDDIIARLIKKTLFVGVFAYIIGNWNTLARIVFESFAGLGLKGSGTAFSVSDLMRPGKVAQTGLDAGRPLLESISDLMGWVAFFENFIQIACLLFAWALVLLSFFILAVQLFVTLIEFKLTTLAGFVLIPFGLFGKTAFMAERVLGNVVSSGIKVMVLAVIIGIGSTLFGQFTAGFGGQTPTIDDAMAIVLAALSLLGLGIFGPGIAAGLVSGGPQLSAGAAVGTGLAAGGAMLAAGGAASLAVRGGGAALSATAAAARGGATAYSLGSAGQSGMAGVASGLGGVARAAGSAAVSPLANAVSGTASASSAGDVPDWAKRMKRGQSLRHGVSAAAHAVRSGDSHAGGSSVSLSESDRS; translated from the coding sequence ATGGGCGGCACCGGCGTCATCGACACTTTCCTGGGTGTCTTCACCTCCTATATCGACAGCGGCTTCGGCCTGCTGGGCGGCGAGGTCGCCTTCATCGCCACCACGCTCATCGTCATCGACGTGACGCTGGCGGCGCTGTTCTGGTCGTGGGGCGCTGATGACGACATCATCGCCCGGCTCATCAAGAAGACGCTGTTCGTCGGCGTCTTCGCCTACATCATCGGCAACTGGAACACCCTCGCCCGCATCGTCTTCGAGAGCTTCGCCGGGCTTGGGCTGAAGGGATCGGGCACGGCATTTTCCGTCAGCGACCTCATGCGTCCGGGCAAGGTGGCCCAGACCGGGCTCGATGCTGGTCGGCCGCTGCTCGAGTCCATCTCCGATTTGATGGGCTGGGTCGCCTTCTTCGAGAACTTCATCCAGATCGCCTGCCTGCTGTTTGCCTGGGCGCTGGTGCTGCTCTCCTTCTTCATCCTCGCGGTGCAGCTCTTCGTCACCCTGATCGAGTTCAAGCTGACCACGCTCGCCGGCTTCGTGCTGATCCCCTTCGGCCTGTTCGGCAAGACCGCCTTCATGGCCGAACGGGTGCTCGGCAATGTCGTGTCCTCCGGCATCAAGGTCATGGTGCTCGCCGTCATCATCGGCATCGGCTCCACCCTGTTTGGCCAGTTCACCGCCGGCTTCGGTGGTCAGACGCCAACCATCGATGACGCCATGGCCATCGTGCTGGCTGCTCTGTCCCTGCTCGGTCTCGGCATCTTCGGTCCCGGCATTGCCGCCGGCCTTGTCTCCGGTGGTCCGCAGCTGAGCGCGGGGGCCGCGGTCGGCACCGGCCTCGCTGCCGGTGGCGCCATGCTGGCCGCCGGCGGTGCTGCCAGCCTCGCCGTCCGAGGCGGCGGAGCGGCGCTCTCCGCGACGGCGGCCGCGGCGCGGGGTGGCGCAACGGCCTATAGCCTCGGTTCCGCCGGCCAGTCCGGCATGGCGGGTGTCGCCTCAGGTCTCGGTGGCGTCGCGCGAGCCGCGGGCTCTGCCGCCGTGTCACCGCTCGCGAACGCCGTCAGCGGTACGGCCTCAGCCTCCTCCGCCGGTGACGTGCCCGACTGGGCCAAGCGCATGAAGCGCGGCCAGTCGCTTCGCCACGGCGTCTCCGCCGCCGCCCATGCTGTGCGCTCCGGTGACAGCCATGCCGGCGGCTCTTCCGTCTCCCTCAGCGAGAGCGACCGCTCATGA
- the trbF gene encoding conjugal transfer protein TrbF, with amino-acid sequence MSLFKRPATHYGTSPEPVTPYQKAAQVWDERIGSARVQAKNWRLMAFGSLLLSAGFASALIWQSTRGTVVPWVVEVDRLGQTQAVGPATGDYRPTDPQIAWHLARFIEQVRSLPADPVIVRQNWLRAYEFTTDRGAAALNDYARANDPFTRVGKQQIAVEVSSVIRASPDSFRLAWVERRYENGQLAATERWSAILTLVIQPPHDAERLRTNPLGIYVNAISWSREMSQ; translated from the coding sequence ATGAGCCTCTTCAAGCGACCCGCGACACATTACGGCACCTCGCCCGAGCCCGTCACGCCCTATCAGAAGGCGGCCCAGGTCTGGGACGAGCGTATCGGCTCGGCCCGTGTGCAGGCGAAGAACTGGCGACTGATGGCCTTTGGCAGTCTGTTGCTCTCGGCCGGCTTTGCCTCGGCGCTGATCTGGCAGTCGACGCGGGGCACCGTCGTGCCCTGGGTGGTCGAGGTCGATCGTCTCGGCCAGACGCAGGCCGTTGGACCCGCCACCGGCGATTATCGCCCCACCGATCCGCAGATTGCCTGGCATCTCGCCCGCTTCATCGAGCAGGTGCGCAGCCTGCCGGCCGATCCCGTTATCGTGCGGCAGAACTGGCTCAGGGCCTATGAATTCACCACAGATCGGGGCGCCGCCGCGCTCAACGATTATGCCCGCGCCAACGATCCTTTTACCCGGGTCGGCAAGCAGCAGATCGCCGTCGAGGTCTCCAGCGTGATCCGGGCCTCGCCCGATTCCTTCCGTCTCGCCTGGGTTGAGCGGCGCTACGAGAACGGCCAGCTCGCCGCCACCGAGCGCTGGAGCGCGATCTTGACCCTCGTGATCCAGCCGCCGCACGATGCCGAGCGCCTGCGTACCAATCCCCTTGGCATCTATGTCAACGCCATCAGCTGGTCGCGGGAGATGAGCCAGTGA
- the trbG gene encoding P-type conjugative transfer protein TrbG has product MKTSIRKSASPALCRSAFAVLLLSATALGGCASAPKPPQISYDSEVPALPTAPTVVADDRPRPLHTPPAWTPAKGGTDAKTPVARVENANAAARVEPRREGYYNAIQIYPWSEGALYQVYAAPGQITNIALEPGESLTGSGPIAAGDTARWIIGDTESGEGANRRVHVLVKPTRADISTNLVITTDRRSYMIELRAGEKPYMPAVAWAYPQVPGAQRPIVPPTPVIPNFAARNYRYALTGDTPPWRPIAVYDDGRKVYVEFPRGIVQGEMPPLFVIGADGEAQIVNSRIHQNILIVDRLFGAAELRLGGGERPQKVRIERTDGRPAS; this is encoded by the coding sequence GTGAAAACGTCGATCCGTAAATCCGCATCTCCGGCTCTGTGCCGATCCGCCTTTGCGGTTCTCCTGCTCTCGGCAACCGCGCTTGGCGGCTGCGCATCGGCACCGAAGCCGCCACAGATCAGCTATGACAGTGAGGTGCCGGCGCTGCCGACGGCGCCGACAGTGGTTGCGGATGACCGGCCGCGGCCGCTCCACACGCCGCCCGCCTGGACGCCGGCCAAGGGCGGCACGGATGCGAAAACACCGGTTGCCCGCGTCGAGAACGCCAACGCGGCTGCGCGGGTCGAGCCGCGCCGCGAGGGCTATTACAACGCCATCCAGATCTACCCCTGGAGCGAGGGCGCGCTCTATCAGGTCTATGCCGCGCCCGGCCAGATCACCAACATCGCGCTGGAGCCGGGCGAGAGCCTGACCGGCAGCGGGCCGATCGCGGCAGGCGATACCGCGCGCTGGATCATCGGCGACACCGAGAGCGGCGAAGGGGCGAACCGGCGCGTGCATGTGCTGGTGAAGCCGACGCGGGCGGACATCTCCACGAATCTTGTCATCACCACCGACCGGCGCAGCTACATGATCGAACTGCGCGCCGGCGAGAAACCCTATATGCCGGCCGTCGCCTGGGCCTATCCGCAGGTTCCGGGAGCGCAGCGCCCCATTGTTCCGCCGACGCCGGTCATCCCGAATTTCGCGGCCCGCAACTATCGCTATGCGCTTACCGGCGACACGCCGCCCTGGCGGCCAATCGCTGTCTATGACGACGGACGCAAGGTCTATGTCGAGTTCCCGCGCGGCATCGTTCAGGGCGAGATGCCGCCTCTCTTCGTAATCGGCGCGGATGGCGAAGCCCAGATCGTCAATAGCCGCATCCACCAGAACATCCTGATCGTCGACCGGCTGTTCGGCGCGGCCGAGCTGCGCCTCGGTGGCGGCGAGCGTCCGCAGAAGGTGCGGATCGAGCGTACGGACGGGAGGCCGGCATCATGA
- a CDS encoding TrbI/VirB10 family protein has translation MSSPDNHDLEADLGAPTTDHAAAMRLRPEPPRVTRLSRKVLAGAGLVVGLGIGGALIYALQGRDKGTGGEELYSTQNRSTADGLAGLPRDYTGPILGPPLPGDLGRPILDAQNRGQPVVPPTMTAPQVDPEQQRRLAEQEAARTSRVFFQAAQARAPVSSVTGASSFSGLGAVGPGGTPSAQDRQLAFLNAAVDRRVVASDRVMAPASPYVLQAGAVIPAALITGIRSDLPGQITAQVTENVYDSPTGRILIIPQGTRLLGQYDNGVGFGQRRILLVWNRLIFPNGRSIVLERQPGTDAQGYAGLEDGVDMHWWDLAKAVGLSTLLSVSAELAMDDEDELIQALQSGAQDTINDAGQEIIRRQLNVAPTLTIRPGFPVRVMVTRDLVLEPYRY, from the coding sequence ATGAGCAGCCCCGACAATCATGACCTAGAGGCGGATCTCGGCGCTCCGACCACCGATCACGCCGCCGCCATGCGGCTGCGTCCCGAGCCGCCGCGCGTCACGCGTCTCTCACGCAAGGTACTGGCCGGTGCCGGGTTGGTCGTCGGCCTCGGCATTGGTGGCGCGCTGATCTATGCGCTGCAGGGGCGAGACAAAGGAACCGGCGGCGAGGAACTTTATTCCACCCAGAACCGCTCCACCGCCGATGGCCTTGCCGGCCTGCCGAGGGATTACACTGGCCCCATCCTGGGTCCGCCTCTTCCCGGCGATCTCGGCCGGCCGATCCTTGATGCACAGAACCGCGGCCAGCCCGTCGTGCCGCCAACAATGACGGCGCCACAGGTCGATCCCGAGCAGCAGCGCCGTCTCGCCGAGCAGGAAGCAGCGCGGACCAGCCGCGTATTCTTCCAGGCGGCACAGGCTCGCGCGCCGGTGTCGTCAGTAACGGGTGCTTCAAGCTTCAGCGGCCTTGGCGCCGTCGGGCCGGGCGGTACGCCTTCAGCCCAGGACCGCCAGCTCGCCTTCCTCAATGCCGCGGTCGATCGGCGCGTGGTCGCATCCGATCGCGTCATGGCGCCAGCATCGCCTTATGTGCTGCAAGCCGGCGCTGTCATCCCCGCCGCGCTCATCACCGGCATTCGCTCCGACTTGCCGGGCCAGATTACCGCCCAGGTCACCGAGAACGTCTATGACAGCCCGACCGGCCGCATCCTGATCATCCCGCAGGGCACACGGCTGCTCGGCCAATACGACAATGGTGTCGGCTTCGGTCAGCGCCGGATCCTGCTGGTCTGGAACCGGCTGATCTTCCCCAATGGCCGCTCCATCGTGCTGGAGCGTCAGCCAGGCACCGATGCGCAGGGCTATGCCGGCCTCGAGGACGGCGTCGACATGCACTGGTGGGACCTCGCCAAGGCGGTCGGTCTCTCGACGCTGCTCTCCGTCAGCGCCGAGCTCGCCATGGATGATGAGGACGAACTGATCCAGGCGCTGCAGAGCGGCGCGCAGGACACCATCAACGATGCCGGCCAGGAGATCATCCGCCGGCAGTTGAACGTCGCGCCGACCCTGACCATCCGCCCGGGATTCCCGGTGCGGGTCATGGTCACGCGCGACCTCGTGCTCGAACCCTACAGGTACTGA
- a CDS encoding DUF2274 domain-containing protein encodes MAKLKLGPIANDKPVKVALSLPGALHRDLVAYAEVLARETGQPVPYPAKLIVPMLERFIATDREFAKARRAAGGAASISGSQPAPGPSSV; translated from the coding sequence ATGGCGAAGCTGAAACTTGGACCTATCGCGAACGACAAGCCGGTAAAGGTGGCGCTGTCGCTGCCCGGCGCGTTGCACCGCGATCTTGTCGCCTATGCCGAGGTGCTCGCGCGGGAAACCGGTCAGCCTGTCCCGTATCCAGCAAAGCTCATCGTGCCCATGCTGGAGCGCTTCATCGCCACGGATCGCGAATTCGCCAAGGCGCGCCGCGCGGCTGGCGGCGCTGCGAGCATCAGCGGGTCGCAGCCCGCTCCTGGGCCATCTTCCGTGTGA
- a CDS encoding LysR family transcriptional regulator produces the protein MAAPFSTSIELRHLRYFVAAAEHGSFRKAGVALEVKESSISRSVRDLEDEIGVSLFIRHSSGVNLTLAGQRYLSRTRQALDQIREAGEEAAAFGRAEEGHLRVGLFSNLSSGFLRDLFQTYDSRYAGVDIDFVEAPAESHAAAIRRFDLDAAFVLGRQSWPDCDAMSSWSEPLLFALPRLHPLVQRDVLSWRDLVDETFLVRTEGSGNEVRGFLERKFRELDISPRISTQQLARYSLLGLVATGRGIVPVLESETTISLPEVVYRPLAGEVIPFSVIYSPRNDNPAVRTLLSLTRKMAQERAATR, from the coding sequence ATGGCTGCGCCGTTTTCCACCTCGATCGAGTTGCGCCATCTGCGCTATTTCGTGGCGGCCGCCGAGCACGGAAGCTTCCGCAAGGCCGGGGTGGCACTTGAGGTCAAGGAATCGTCCATCAGCCGGAGCGTCCGGGATCTGGAGGATGAGATCGGCGTCTCACTGTTCATCCGGCATTCAAGCGGGGTGAACCTCACTCTGGCGGGGCAAAGGTATCTCAGCCGGACACGGCAGGCGCTGGATCAGATTCGCGAAGCCGGCGAGGAGGCCGCGGCGTTCGGCCGGGCGGAAGAAGGGCACCTGAGGGTTGGGCTGTTCTCGAACCTGTCCTCCGGCTTTCTGCGCGACCTGTTCCAGACCTATGACAGCCGCTATGCGGGTGTTGACATCGACTTTGTCGAAGCGCCTGCCGAAAGTCACGCGGCCGCGATACGGCGGTTCGATCTCGACGCCGCATTCGTGCTGGGCCGGCAAAGCTGGCCGGACTGTGATGCGATGTCCTCGTGGAGCGAACCTCTTCTGTTCGCGCTGCCGCGTCTTCATCCTCTGGTTCAGAGGGACGTGCTGTCTTGGCGCGATCTCGTCGATGAGACCTTTCTCGTCCGCACCGAAGGCTCCGGCAATGAGGTGCGCGGCTTCCTTGAACGCAAATTCCGGGAGCTCGACATCTCGCCGCGCATCAGCACGCAGCAGCTTGCGCGCTACAGCCTTCTTGGCCTCGTCGCCACCGGGCGCGGGATTGTGCCGGTGCTGGAATCGGAGACGACGATCAGCCTACCGGAAGTGGTGTACCGGCCGCTCGCCGGCGAGGTGATCCCGTTTTCGGTGATCTATTCCCCCAGGAATGACAACCCTGCGGTGCGCACCTTGCTCAGCCTCACACGGAAGATGGCCCAGGAGCGGGCTGCGACCCGCTGA
- a CDS encoding DNA methyltransferase, whose product MLTPTEIYDNVEALAARRPEGGAFGLELMEAVGAPRATITRLREEAATGAFTWTRMLRFEVVPKGETGVALDRMRAETEGRPKAKRSRILVAYDGEAIAARDTKIGDEQRIGIDALAYEADIFFPLGGHERHVPDPERLADVRATKHLSRLFDAVRDANPGWNTLADRHALNVFMARLLFCLFSDDVGIFEKDAFETALQQSTRTDGADLKAFLEGAFAHMDHDPRQGAGPARGWSKLPYVNGSLFSERSPVPELDGRCRRHLLDCARLDWRDINPDIFGSMLQGVVDTTLRGELGMHYTSPTNIMKVLRPILLDDLRSELDRAGTSKDKLRAFLKRLRNIRMFDPACGSGNFLIIAYKALREMEIETFKRLGEMPLDVVSLNNFYGLEIDDFACQTARLGLWIAQHQMDELFWKELGIRRPFLPLSEAGCITRANAATANWLEACPSKAGSETVVVGNPPFKGSKHQSKAQREDMKAVFSRRVPNSGELDYVAIWFLKGADYAKAANAPFAFVSTNSIVQGASVSTLWPHLLDGLEIRFAHRSFKWSNLATKNAGVICVIVGLGAPTQASKSLYDGETVRQVPLIGPYLAPNVATIVSKRSKPIATDFAPMIFGNMPNNGEALLLDRNERDHLIGNYPEASRFIRRLYGSQELMKGIERWCLWVKPSDIATARAIAPLEERFKKVRDKRLESSDAAAQKMAETPWSFREQNEAESHTIMIPGAASEDRIWLPVDLKLAPDITSNLAFAIIDGKIWHASIISSRMHRLWLETVGGRLKEDPRYSNTLVWNTFPLPPLTDHRKAELEEHWWEIDRARKEAGFGRTLGDLYAPKTMPPDLRRAHEELDETVEKIFGARRYRSDADRIEHMLQLYEAAIQERGGR is encoded by the coding sequence ATGCTGACCCCGACTGAGATTTACGACAACGTCGAAGCCTTGGCCGCCCGTCGGCCTGAGGGTGGAGCGTTCGGCCTGGAGCTGATGGAGGCCGTGGGCGCCCCGCGCGCAACGATCACTCGCCTTCGCGAGGAGGCGGCTACCGGCGCGTTTACGTGGACACGTATGTTGCGCTTCGAGGTCGTGCCGAAAGGCGAGACCGGCGTCGCCCTGGATCGGATGCGGGCTGAGACGGAGGGTCGCCCGAAAGCCAAGCGCTCGCGCATCCTCGTGGCGTATGATGGCGAGGCCATAGCCGCGCGGGATACCAAAATCGGCGATGAGCAGCGGATCGGGATCGACGCGCTTGCCTATGAGGCGGACATCTTCTTTCCGCTCGGCGGGCATGAGCGCCACGTCCCCGATCCCGAGCGCCTCGCGGATGTTCGCGCCACCAAGCATCTGTCGCGCCTATTCGACGCCGTTCGCGACGCGAATCCCGGCTGGAACACCCTGGCCGATCGTCACGCCCTCAACGTGTTCATGGCGCGGCTTCTCTTCTGCCTGTTCTCGGACGATGTCGGCATCTTCGAGAAGGATGCCTTCGAGACCGCGCTTCAGCAGTCGACCCGGACGGACGGCGCCGACCTCAAGGCCTTCCTCGAAGGCGCCTTCGCGCATATGGACCATGACCCGCGTCAGGGCGCGGGGCCGGCAAGGGGCTGGTCGAAACTCCCCTATGTGAACGGTAGCCTGTTCTCGGAGAGGAGCCCCGTCCCCGAATTGGACGGTCGCTGCCGCCGCCACCTGCTCGACTGCGCTCGCCTGGACTGGCGCGACATCAACCCTGATATCTTTGGCTCTATGCTCCAGGGCGTGGTCGACACGACGCTGCGTGGCGAATTGGGGATGCACTACACATCCCCCACCAACATCATGAAGGTGCTGCGCCCCATTCTGCTCGATGATCTCAGGTCCGAGTTGGATCGCGCGGGCACAAGCAAGGACAAGCTGCGTGCATTCCTGAAGAGGCTGCGCAACATACGGATGTTCGATCCAGCCTGCGGGTCGGGCAACTTCCTGATCATCGCCTATAAGGCGCTGCGCGAAATGGAGATTGAGACCTTCAAGCGGCTGGGAGAAATGCCTCTCGATGTGGTCTCGCTTAACAATTTCTACGGTCTGGAGATCGATGACTTCGCGTGCCAGACAGCCAGGCTGGGTCTGTGGATCGCCCAGCACCAGATGGATGAGCTGTTCTGGAAGGAACTCGGCATCCGGCGGCCGTTCCTGCCCCTGAGCGAGGCCGGATGCATCACCCGCGCCAACGCTGCAACGGCGAACTGGCTGGAGGCCTGCCCGTCGAAAGCGGGAAGCGAGACCGTTGTCGTGGGCAACCCCCCGTTCAAGGGCTCCAAGCATCAATCGAAGGCGCAGCGCGAGGACATGAAGGCGGTCTTTTCGCGTCGCGTCCCGAATTCTGGGGAACTCGATTACGTCGCGATCTGGTTTCTCAAAGGCGCCGACTACGCCAAGGCCGCGAACGCGCCCTTCGCTTTCGTCTCCACCAACTCGATCGTGCAGGGAGCCTCTGTCTCCACTCTCTGGCCGCATCTTCTCGATGGCCTCGAAATCCGCTTCGCTCATCGCTCGTTCAAATGGTCGAATCTTGCCACAAAGAATGCGGGCGTCATCTGCGTCATCGTCGGTCTCGGCGCTCCCACGCAGGCCAGCAAAAGCCTCTATGACGGCGAGACGGTTCGTCAGGTCCCCCTGATTGGTCCCTATCTTGCGCCGAACGTGGCGACCATCGTTTCCAAGAGGTCCAAGCCCATCGCGACGGACTTTGCTCCGATGATATTCGGGAACATGCCCAACAATGGCGAGGCGCTTCTTCTCGACCGCAATGAGCGGGATCATCTTATAGGCAACTACCCGGAGGCCTCCCGTTTCATCCGACGGCTTTATGGCAGTCAGGAATTGATGAAGGGCATCGAACGTTGGTGCCTCTGGGTAAAACCCAGCGATATTGCAACGGCACGTGCAATAGCTCCGTTGGAAGAGCGTTTCAAAAAAGTGCGTGACAAGCGGCTTGAGAGCTCAGATGCAGCAGCGCAAAAAATGGCTGAGACACCTTGGTCGTTCCGCGAACAAAATGAAGCAGAATCGCATACCATAATGATTCCGGGCGCCGCCAGTGAAGATCGCATCTGGCTTCCCGTTGATTTGAAACTAGCGCCTGACATTACTTCAAATCTTGCGTTTGCGATAATTGACGGAAAAATTTGGCACGCTTCTATTATTTCCAGTCGAATGCATCGACTCTGGCTAGAAACAGTTGGCGGTCGATTGAAGGAAGATCCTCGTTATTCTAACACTCTGGTCTGGAATACATTTCCACTTCCGCCACTGACAGACCATCGCAAGGCCGAGCTCGAAGAACACTGGTGGGAGATCGACCGGGCGCGTAAAGAGGCCGGTTTTGGTCGGACGCTCGGCGACCTCTACGCCCCGAAGACCATGCCGCCTGATTTGCGTCGGGCGCATGAGGAGCTCGACGAGACGGTGGAGAAGATATTCGGTGCCCGCCGCTATCGCTCCGATGCCGACCGGATCGAGCATATGCTCCAGCTCTATGAAGCGGCGATCCAGGAAAGAGGCGGGCGATGA
- a CDS encoding DEAD/DEAH box helicase, giving the protein MTGIADTTLHYAANGSSKQTDSLGMRAMQRRVWDVRDAHYILVKSPPASGKSRAAMFVGLDKLKNQGLRKVIVAVPERSIGASFRDTKLTEGGFFADWKLDRDFCGVGSETGSKVRELVTFLGSETETTALCTHATLRFAFASAGLEAFDNCLVCVDELHHASNDENNRLGNFLRGLMDRGSAHILAMTGSYFRGDGAAILHPEDEARFERVIYTYYEQLNGYEHLKELHIGFRFYRGRYLDAMGEALDPQLKTIVHIPHVGSSEAAVDKMFAVDAIISALGEPLGQDSTTGFERVRAGRRILKVANLVDDGPGRDKVMSSLRNVRKREDVDVIIALGMAKEGFDWIWCEHVLTVGYRGSLTEIVQIIGRATRDAPGKTSARFTNLVSAPFANDETVARAVNDMLKAISVSLLMEQVMAPVFRFRTFKGADEFDGTPGRTGRPEPVTNMGEIEVIGTPPVDRDAARVIETDFPDLFADVQADPRTLTVMINPDDHHADVIYDMVVTDVIRTRYPGFSEEQVGDAATLFGIRSGLARAVNDEPEAIQTVPAGAAYTPDVAQDQAAATDAMAIATSAGDRFVRDTRRFIDVRELQVDLLGSRREFDDAYELLSKELNEEVLARLHGEVRALKVSMTQEEAEKLLPRIREFIGRENREPNLNSPNGREVRLADALAFLRRLARRRREDMGGADGTAGPAGADANV; this is encoded by the coding sequence ATGACCGGTATCGCTGACACGACACTCCATTATGCCGCGAACGGCTCGTCCAAGCAGACCGACAGCCTCGGCATGCGGGCCATGCAGCGGCGCGTCTGGGACGTGCGCGACGCGCATTACATCCTCGTCAAATCGCCGCCCGCCTCCGGCAAGTCCCGTGCCGCCATGTTCGTCGGTCTCGACAAGCTGAAGAATCAGGGCCTGCGCAAGGTGATCGTCGCTGTGCCCGAGCGCTCCATCGGCGCCTCGTTCCGGGACACGAAGCTGACCGAGGGAGGCTTTTTTGCCGACTGGAAGCTCGATCGGGACTTTTGCGGCGTCGGCTCCGAAACCGGCTCAAAGGTCCGAGAGCTGGTGACCTTCCTCGGCTCCGAGACGGAGACGACGGCGCTCTGCACCCACGCCACTCTGCGCTTCGCCTTCGCATCCGCCGGACTGGAGGCGTTCGACAACTGCCTGGTCTGCGTCGACGAGTTGCACCACGCCTCCAATGATGAGAACAACCGGCTGGGCAATTTCCTGCGCGGCCTCATGGATCGTGGCAGCGCGCATATCCTCGCCATGACGGGTTCCTATTTCCGCGGCGACGGTGCAGCGATCCTGCACCCCGAGGACGAAGCCCGCTTTGAGCGGGTGATCTACACCTACTATGAGCAGCTCAACGGCTACGAGCACCTCAAGGAGCTGCATATCGGCTTCCGCTTCTATCGGGGCCGATATCTCGACGCGATGGGCGAGGCACTCGACCCGCAGCTCAAGACGATCGTTCACATTCCGCATGTCGGCTCATCGGAGGCTGCCGTCGACAAGATGTTCGCTGTGGACGCGATCATCTCCGCCCTCGGGGAGCCGCTAGGCCAGGATTCGACCACTGGCTTCGAGCGCGTGCGGGCCGGCCGCCGTATCCTGAAGGTGGCCAATCTCGTCGATGACGGCCCCGGCCGCGACAAGGTCATGTCCTCGCTGCGCAATGTGCGAAAGCGGGAGGACGTCGACGTCATCATTGCGCTCGGCATGGCGAAGGAGGGGTTCGACTGGATCTGGTGCGAGCACGTCCTAACGGTCGGCTACAGGGGCTCGCTCACCGAAATCGTGCAGATCATCGGACGCGCGACGCGCGACGCGCCCGGCAAGACCTCCGCCCGCTTCACCAACCTTGTGTCGGCGCCCTTTGCCAATGATGAAACGGTTGCTCGCGCAGTCAACGACATGCTGAAGGCCATCTCAGTGTCGCTCCTGATGGAGCAGGTGATGGCGCCGGTGTTCCGCTTCCGTACCTTCAAGGGCGCAGACGAATTCGACGGCACCCCTGGCAGAACGGGGCGGCCAGAGCCCGTCACCAACATGGGTGAGATCGAGGTCATTGGCACGCCGCCCGTGGACCGTGATGCGGCCCGGGTCATCGAAACCGATTTCCCCGATCTTTTCGCGGATGTGCAGGCCGATCCCCGCACCCTGACCGTGATGATCAATCCGGACGATCACCATGCCGATGTGATCTACGACATGGTCGTCACCGATGTAATCCGAACCCGTTACCCGGGCTTTTCCGAGGAACAAGTCGGCGATGCGGCGACCCTCTTCGGCATCCGCTCAGGTCTTGCCCGCGCTGTAAACGACGAACCGGAGGCGATCCAGACCGTGCCGGCTGGCGCGGCCTATACGCCCGATGTCGCCCAGGATCAGGCGGCCGCAACAGACGCCATGGCGATTGCGACTTCTGCGGGCGACCGTTTCGTTCGCGACACACGTCGCTTCATCGATGTGCGCGAACTGCAGGTGGACCTGCTCGGCAGCCGCCGCGAGTTCGACGACGCCTACGAGCTCTTGTCCAAGGAGCTCAATGAAGAGGTGCTGGCGCGCCTTCATGGCGAAGTCCGTGCGCTGAAGGTCTCAATGACGCAGGAGGAGGCCGAAAAACTGCTCCCGCGCATCCGCGAGTTCATCGGCCGCGAGAACCGAGAGCCCAACCTCAACTCTCCCAATGGACGCGAAGTGCGCCTGGCCGACGCCCTCGCCTTTCTGCGGCGCTTGGCACGCCGGCGTCGGGAAGACATGGGAGGAGCGGACGGCACCGCAGGACCGGCTGGAGCCGACGCAAATGTCTGA